In Streptomyces sp. NBC_01439, the following are encoded in one genomic region:
- a CDS encoding DUF5956 family protein codes for MSWDEDGTPHPLALRRTGRSELEPDRLPEMRELEVLGWEPAPEDLRWVFLPYVWPPADRTWIPDRSTHWAVDTALDGHGHITGVECAPLPEPDLRDLDREADDALAGLGLPPRPRGRLWLLRPVGPFTTLDALLDHLDGLAVARAVEARPSAAFLALARAELAALATPEER; via the coding sequence ATGTCGTGGGACGAGGACGGAACGCCGCACCCGCTCGCACTGCGCCGCACCGGCCGCAGCGAACTGGAGCCGGACCGGCTGCCCGAGATGCGGGAGCTGGAGGTGCTCGGCTGGGAGCCGGCCCCCGAGGACCTGCGCTGGGTGTTCCTCCCGTACGTCTGGCCCCCCGCGGACCGCACCTGGATCCCCGACCGGTCCACCCACTGGGCGGTGGACACCGCCCTCGACGGCCACGGCCACATCACCGGCGTGGAGTGCGCCCCGCTGCCCGAGCCCGACCTCCGGGACCTCGACCGCGAGGCCGACGACGCCCTCGCCGGGCTCGGGCTCCCGCCCCGCCCGCGGGGGCGCCTGTGGCTGCTGCGCCCGGTCGGCCCCTTCACCACCCTCGACGCGCTCCTCGACCACCTCGACGGCCTGGCCGTGGCACGGGCCGTGGAGGCCCGGCCCTCCGCGGCCTTCCTCGCCCTGGCCCGGGCCGAACTCGCCGCACTCGCCACCCCCGAGGAGCGGTGA
- a CDS encoding DUF4352 domain-containing protein: MSQQFPAPGQPQPGIGYPPPQQPQKSSAGKIVGFSCLGIVGLIVLLAVVGAVLGGGSGDKTAKEPSPPAAAAPADAPGAKPSSAAPEKKAAVEVAAKKTQFKKSVIAGDDDYTSVSVTITNNSTDAIDVNPLYFAITDTNGTKHTAELGADENQIATVELAPGENVTGTITGKGSFTAKTVTYTDGLIGKAVRADLP, translated from the coding sequence ATGTCTCAGCAGTTTCCGGCGCCCGGTCAGCCCCAGCCCGGGATCGGCTATCCGCCCCCGCAGCAGCCACAGAAGTCCAGCGCGGGAAAGATCGTCGGATTCTCCTGTCTGGGCATCGTGGGGTTAATCGTGCTCCTCGCCGTCGTCGGGGCGGTCCTCGGCGGTGGGAGCGGCGACAAGACGGCGAAGGAACCTTCGCCGCCAGCCGCCGCGGCGCCGGCGGACGCGCCCGGTGCCAAGCCGTCGTCCGCCGCGCCGGAGAAGAAGGCCGCGGTCGAGGTGGCGGCGAAGAAGACGCAGTTCAAGAAGAGCGTCATCGCGGGGGACGATGACTACACGAGCGTGTCGGTCACGATCACGAACAACAGCACCGACGCGATCGACGTGAACCCGCTCTACTTCGCGATCACCGATACGAACGGCACCAAGCACACGGCCGAACTCGGGGCCGACGAGAACCAGATCGCCACGGTGGAGCTCGCCCCGGGCGAGAACGTGACCGGCACGATCACCGGCAAGGGATCGTTCACCGCGAAGACCGTGACGTACACGGACGGCCTGATCGGCAAGGCCGTGCGGGCCGACCTGCCCTGA
- a CDS encoding HD domain-containing protein, whose translation MKTWTLDTASARAAHEIAAEYADPTLLNHSVRSYAFGARYAEQHGLAYDAELLYVSALLHDLGLTAPFDSHTLPFEEAGGHVARVLTAGLGWPAARRARAEEVIVLHMRDDVSAAEDVESHLLQVGTSADVSGLRVAEFDPAFTADLLAAYPRGDFGAAFLALVQDQAARKPDCAAAAYVAGGAVNRIAANPLERMRS comes from the coding sequence ATGAAGACGTGGACACTTGACACCGCATCGGCCCGCGCCGCCCACGAGATCGCCGCGGAGTACGCGGACCCGACCCTGCTGAACCACTCGGTCCGCTCCTACGCCTTCGGCGCCCGGTACGCGGAGCAGCACGGGCTGGCGTACGACGCGGAACTCCTCTACGTCAGCGCCCTGCTGCACGATCTGGGTCTGACCGCCCCCTTCGACAGCCACACCCTGCCCTTCGAGGAGGCGGGCGGTCATGTCGCGCGCGTCCTGACGGCGGGCCTGGGCTGGCCGGCGGCCCGCCGGGCGCGCGCCGAGGAGGTCATCGTCCTGCACATGCGGGACGACGTGAGCGCGGCCGAGGACGTGGAGAGCCACCTGCTGCAGGTCGGGACGAGCGCGGACGTCTCGGGCCTGCGCGTCGCCGAGTTCGATCCCGCCTTCACGGCCGACCTGCTCGCCGCCTACCCCCGGGGCGACTTCGGCGCCGCGTTCCTCGCACTGGTCCAGGACCAGGCCGCCCGCAAGCCCGACTGCGCGGCAGCCGCGTACGTGGCCGGCGGCGCGGTCAACCGGATCGCCGCGAACCCGCTGGAGCGGATGCGGTCGTAG
- the codA gene encoding cytosine deaminase, whose translation MRMIVRGARLLHTHGLSDVEVAEDGRIARVIPYDDQKEPPVTGILIEAHGGLLAPPFVEPHIHLDTALTVGEPRPNASGTLWEGIACWSERKRTLTRADVVARATEVLRWQAAHGVLHVRTHCDVTDPDLTALEALLEVRDRVRDFMTLQIVAFPQEGIVSFPGGEGLMREAVARGADVVGAIPHFEDTREDGLASLRTAFALAEEHGLRVDAHCDEIDDEQSRFVEVLATLALRSGLRGRATASHTTAMGSYNGAYSFKLQRLLARSGINLVSNPFANLGLQGRFDAYPKRRGLTQVKEMLAAGVNVAFGHDDVMDPWNALGTANPLQTALVGLYAAQLTGADEIPLAFSMVTERAARVLGLAETEYGITAGAPASFVLLPAPSPEEAIRRQVRPRYVVSRGTVLAETPPAPTRLNWPGEPPSEIDFSRRLR comes from the coding sequence ATGCGGATGATCGTCCGGGGCGCCCGGCTGCTGCACACCCACGGCCTGTCCGACGTCGAGGTCGCGGAGGACGGCCGCATCGCGCGGGTCATTCCGTACGACGATCAGAAGGAACCACCGGTCACCGGCATCCTCATCGAGGCCCACGGCGGCCTGCTCGCGCCCCCCTTCGTCGAGCCGCACATCCACCTCGACACGGCGCTGACCGTTGGCGAGCCCCGCCCCAACGCCTCCGGCACCCTCTGGGAGGGCATCGCCTGCTGGAGCGAACGCAAACGGACCCTGACCCGCGCGGACGTGGTCGCGCGGGCCACCGAGGTGCTGCGCTGGCAGGCCGCCCACGGGGTGCTGCACGTGCGGACCCACTGCGACGTCACCGACCCGGACCTCACCGCGCTCGAGGCGCTGCTGGAGGTGCGCGACCGGGTGCGGGACTTCATGACCCTGCAGATCGTGGCCTTCCCGCAGGAGGGCATCGTCTCCTTCCCGGGCGGCGAGGGGCTGATGCGCGAGGCCGTCGCCCGCGGGGCGGACGTCGTCGGTGCGATCCCGCACTTCGAGGACACCCGTGAGGACGGCCTCGCCTCGCTGCGCACGGCCTTCGCGCTGGCCGAGGAGCACGGCCTGCGGGTGGACGCGCACTGCGACGAGATCGACGACGAGCAGTCCCGCTTCGTGGAGGTGCTGGCCACCCTCGCCCTGCGCTCGGGACTGCGCGGGCGCGCCACCGCCTCGCACACGACGGCCATGGGCTCCTACAACGGCGCGTACAGCTTCAAACTCCAGCGCCTGCTCGCCCGCTCCGGCATCAACCTGGTCTCCAACCCCTTCGCCAACCTGGGCCTCCAGGGCCGCTTCGACGCCTATCCCAAACGGCGCGGACTCACCCAGGTCAAGGAGATGCTGGCGGCCGGGGTCAACGTCGCCTTCGGCCACGACGACGTGATGGACCCCTGGAACGCGCTGGGCACCGCCAACCCGCTGCAGACCGCCCTCGTCGGGCTGTACGCCGCCCAGCTCACCGGCGCCGACGAGATCCCGCTGGCCTTCTCGATGGTGACGGAGCGCGCGGCGCGGGTGCTCGGCCTCGCCGAGACGGAGTACGGCATCACCGCGGGTGCCCCCGCCTCCTTCGTGTTGCTCCCGGCCCCGTCGCCCGAGGAGGCGATCCGCCGCCAGGTCCGCCCGCGGTACGTCGTCTCGCGCGGGACCGTCCTCGCCGAGACCCCGCCCGCCCCGACCCGGCTGAACTGGCCGGGGGAGCCCCCGTCCGAGATCGACTTCAGCCGCCGCCTACGCTGA
- a CDS encoding GatB/YqeY domain-containing protein, protein MTTLKAKLQEDLTTAIRARDELHSSTLRLTLSAITKEEVAGKEARVLSDEEVLKVIAKEAKKRREAAEAFAQGGRPEQAARETAEGEFLDTYLPKQLSDDELVAIVAAAVEEAKAAGAEGPRAMGAVMKIVNPKVAGLAEGGRVAAVVKQQLS, encoded by the coding sequence ATGACCACGCTCAAGGCCAAGCTCCAGGAAGACCTCACGACCGCCATCAGGGCGCGCGACGAGCTCCACTCGTCCACGCTGCGCCTGACCCTCTCCGCCATCACCAAGGAGGAGGTCGCGGGCAAGGAAGCGCGCGTGCTCTCCGACGAGGAAGTCCTCAAGGTGATCGCCAAGGAGGCGAAGAAGCGCCGCGAGGCCGCGGAGGCCTTCGCCCAGGGCGGCCGTCCCGAGCAGGCCGCGCGCGAGACCGCGGAGGGCGAGTTCCTCGACACGTACCTGCCCAAGCAGCTCAGCGACGACGAGCTCGTGGCGATCGTGGCGGCGGCCGTCGAGGAGGCCAAGGCCGCGGGTGCCGAGGGGCCGCGTGCCATGGGCGCCGTCATGAAGATCGTGAACCCGAAGGTCGCCGGGCTGGCGGAGGGCGGGCGCGTCGCCGCCGTCGTCAAGCAGCAGCTCTCGTAG
- a CDS encoding metallophosphoesterase — MRARYGVPLKAAAGIAAVGAAGVAYAAGFEARSFRLRRVTVPVLPQGMRPLRVLQVSDIHMVGGQRKKRAWLQSLAGLRPDFVVNTGDNLSDTEGIPELLDALGPLMSFPGVYVFGSNDYYGPRLRNPGRYLIERTQGRHGLNGNKPVVGAVHNPWEEMRDAFDAAGWLNLTNTRARLKLDGLELAFTGLDDPHIKRDRYASVAGGPEADADFSMAVVHAPYLRVLESFTTDRYPLILAGHTHGGQLCIPFYGALVTNCDLDTKRVKGLSTHEAAGNRAYLHVSAGCGTNRFTPVRFACPPEATLLTLTAKG, encoded by the coding sequence ATGCGTGCGCGTTACGGAGTACCCCTGAAGGCGGCTGCCGGAATCGCTGCGGTGGGGGCCGCAGGTGTGGCCTATGCCGCCGGTTTCGAGGCGCGGTCCTTCCGCCTGCGCCGGGTCACGGTGCCTGTCCTTCCCCAGGGGATGCGCCCGCTGCGCGTGCTCCAGGTGTCCGACATCCACATGGTCGGCGGACAGCGCAAGAAACGTGCCTGGCTGCAGTCCTTGGCCGGCCTGCGCCCCGACTTCGTCGTGAACACCGGCGACAACCTCTCCGACACCGAGGGCATCCCCGAGCTGCTCGACGCGCTGGGCCCCCTGATGTCCTTCCCGGGCGTGTACGTCTTCGGGTCCAACGACTACTACGGGCCGCGGCTGCGCAACCCGGGGCGCTACCTGATCGAGCGGACCCAGGGCCGGCACGGGTTGAACGGCAACAAGCCGGTCGTCGGCGCCGTCCACAACCCGTGGGAGGAGATGCGGGACGCCTTCGACGCGGCCGGCTGGCTGAACCTCACCAACACCCGGGCCCGGCTGAAGTTGGACGGCCTGGAGCTGGCCTTCACCGGGCTCGACGACCCGCACATCAAGCGGGACCGCTACGCGAGCGTCGCCGGCGGCCCGGAGGCGGACGCGGACTTCTCGATGGCGGTGGTGCACGCCCCGTACCTGCGCGTCCTGGAGTCCTTCACGACCGACCGGTACCCGCTGATCCTGGCGGGCCACACCCACGGCGGACAGCTGTGCATCCCCTTCTACGGGGCGCTCGTCACCAACTGCGACCTCGACACGAAGCGGGTGAAGGGGCTCTCCACGCACGAGGCGGCGGGCAACCGCGCGTACCTGCACGTCTCGGCCGGCTGCGGCACCAACCGGTTCACTCCGGTCCGCTTCGCGTGCCCGCCGGAGGCGACGCTCCTGACGCTGACCGCGAAGGGGTAA
- a CDS encoding transglycosylase domain-containing protein: MGKKRSGGGLTGSQQAAKFLGVSVLSGVVLAGMAIPAAGALGLAAKGTVEGFDEIPANLKTPPLSQRTTILDAEGGPIATIYSRDRQVVPLTAISPYMQKAIVAIEDSRFYEHGAVDLKGILRAVNRNAQEGGAAQGASTLTQQYVKNVFVEEAGDDETKVREAQEKSLGRKIRELKYSIQVEEELGKKKILENYLNITYFGQQAYGIESAAQRYFSKPAKDLTLEESALLAGVVQSPSRYDPVNDAQEATKRRNIVLQRMADTKDVSQAEADAAKAKPVTLKVTKPKNGCITAVKGAGFFCDYVRNSFLTDPAFGKTREERAKIWNQGGLTVRTTLDPQSQDAANESIKDHVYQEDSIATAVTMVQPGTGRVLAMGQSKPYGFGKNETQINYSVDKRMGGSNFGFQVGSTFKPFIAAAAIERGMPPTKVYQAPNKIDYPTPISKCDGTQWLNLPIDGKIQTAKNETEDEIGPYALRTAMEKSINTYFVEMIGEIGLCPVTEMTQKLGVVPADGSKLPEAPSIALGSAELSPLTMANAYATFANRGVFCTPVAIESITDAHGKALAVPKSKCDRAMSTETADTINTLLRGVVDSGTGERAGLSDRDSAGKTGTTDSRYNAWFVGYTPNVSGAVWVGSGGAKKITMENIVIGGRPFDKVFGGGLPGPIWKDAVSGALSGRESGNFVTVGIPEPTVPSGGPRGNKPSTTPTRPGKPGGDGKPGGRPGGQTGGNNGGNNGGANGGGTGATGATGDVQPQPPFPGLTEGLIGGRDDQ; encoded by the coding sequence ATGGGAAAGAAGCGCTCGGGCGGCGGGCTCACGGGGAGCCAGCAGGCCGCCAAGTTCCTCGGAGTGTCCGTCCTCTCCGGGGTTGTACTGGCCGGCATGGCGATTCCGGCCGCAGGCGCCCTGGGCCTGGCGGCCAAGGGGACGGTCGAGGGATTCGATGAGATCCCGGCCAATCTCAAGACTCCGCCGCTGAGCCAGCGGACCACGATTCTGGACGCCGAGGGTGGCCCGATCGCCACCATCTATTCGCGCGACCGTCAGGTGGTCCCGCTCACGGCGATCTCCCCGTACATGCAGAAGGCGATCGTCGCCATCGAGGACTCGCGTTTCTACGAGCACGGTGCGGTCGACCTCAAGGGCATCCTGCGCGCGGTCAACCGCAACGCACAGGAGGGCGGCGCCGCACAGGGCGCCTCCACCCTCACCCAGCAGTACGTGAAGAACGTGTTCGTCGAAGAGGCCGGTGACGACGAGACCAAGGTGCGCGAGGCCCAGGAGAAGAGCCTCGGCCGCAAGATCCGCGAGCTGAAGTACTCGATCCAGGTCGAGGAGGAGCTCGGGAAGAAGAAGATCCTCGAGAACTACCTCAACATCACTTACTTCGGGCAGCAGGCGTACGGAATCGAATCCGCCGCCCAGCGCTACTTCAGCAAGCCGGCCAAGGACCTGACGCTGGAGGAGTCCGCGCTGCTCGCGGGCGTCGTGCAGTCGCCGAGCCGGTACGACCCGGTGAACGACGCCCAGGAGGCCACGAAGCGCCGCAACATCGTCCTGCAGCGGATGGCCGACACCAAGGACGTCTCGCAGGCGGAGGCGGACGCGGCGAAGGCCAAGCCGGTCACCCTCAAGGTGACCAAGCCGAAGAACGGTTGCATCACCGCCGTCAAGGGCGCGGGCTTCTTCTGCGACTACGTGCGCAACTCCTTCCTGACGGACCCGGCCTTCGGCAAGACGCGCGAGGAGCGGGCGAAGATCTGGAACCAGGGCGGCCTGACGGTACGCACCACCCTGGACCCCCAGTCACAGGACGCGGCCAACGAGTCGATCAAGGACCACGTCTACCAGGAGGACTCGATCGCGACGGCCGTGACCATGGTCCAGCCGGGCACCGGCCGGGTGCTGGCGATGGGGCAGTCCAAGCCGTACGGCTTCGGGAAGAACGAGACGCAGATCAACTACTCCGTGGACAAGCGGATGGGCGGCTCGAACTTCGGCTTCCAGGTCGGCTCGACCTTCAAGCCGTTCATCGCGGCGGCCGCCATAGAGCGGGGCATGCCGCCGACCAAGGTGTACCAGGCGCCGAACAAGATCGACTATCCGACGCCGATCTCCAAGTGCGACGGCACGCAGTGGCTGAACCTGCCGATCGACGGCAAGATCCAGACGGCGAAGAACGAGACCGAGGACGAGATCGGCCCGTACGCGCTGCGGACGGCGATGGAGAAGTCCATCAACACGTACTTCGTCGAGATGATCGGCGAGATCGGCCTCTGCCCGGTGACGGAGATGACGCAGAAGCTCGGCGTGGTCCCGGCCGACGGCTCCAAGCTCCCCGAAGCCCCGTCGATCGCGCTCGGCTCCGCGGAGCTCTCCCCGCTGACGATGGCCAACGCGTACGCGACCTTCGCCAACCGCGGTGTCTTCTGCACGCCCGTCGCCATCGAGTCGATCACCGACGCACACGGCAAGGCGCTCGCCGTGCCGAAGTCCAAGTGTGACCGGGCGATGTCCACCGAGACGGCCGACACCATCAACACCCTGCTGCGCGGAGTGGTTGACTCCGGTACCGGTGAGCGGGCCGGTCTCAGCGACCGCGACAGCGCCGGCAAGACCGGTACGACGGACTCCCGTTACAACGCCTGGTTCGTCGGCTACACGCCGAACGTCTCCGGCGCCGTGTGGGTCGGCTCCGGCGGCGCGAAGAAGATCACGATGGAGAACATCGTGATCGGCGGCAGGCCCTTCGACAAGGTCTTCGGTGGCGGTCTGCCCGGCCCGATCTGGAAGGACGCGGTCAGCGGCGCGCTCTCCGGCCGCGAGTCGGGGAACTTCGTCACGGTCGGCATCCCGGAGCCGACCGTCCCCTCCGGCGGCCCGCGCGGCAACAAGCCGTCCACGACCCCGACCCGGCCCGGCAAGCCCGGCGGTGACGGCAAGCCCGGCGGCCGTCCCGGCGGTCAGACCGGCGGCAACAACGGCGGGAACAACGGCGGCGCCAACGGGGGCGGCACAGGAGCCACGGGAGCCACCGGTGACGTCCAGCCGCAGCCCCCGTTCCCCGGACTGACCGAGGGCTTGATCGGCGGCCGGGACGACCAGTAG